In Candidatus Zixiibacteriota bacterium, the following proteins share a genomic window:
- the dctP gene encoding TRAP transporter substrate-binding protein DctP yields the protein MILFSVQSTAWSVLPPERRMGLAVWFSGAADICSRASCDDETRALKELESKGVRIFPFDAAKVRAKAPAPKGGPGWTAGRVGRASGLEMIREVFSMRRLAWAFLFLATMVLASPAFAEPVMELLYPPKLEEYAQCARLLASAGDAPVRLQQKVLKLHAILPAVEAVRLAKEQPSIVLAPVGYLSSNGTPGLAAIIRPFVFRDLAHFQAFSRSPLFEEEAGRAEDLRPLAVAYAGTAYLAARKPVREPGDLDGLRVNSIMDLKLWRARGERLRAFPYVYNDNLLSALKHGVINAAVFTPIEALRFGLSEVASHYNLIDVQRYFMALAVSVSAWREMGHPQRQALSAWAKRMADRCSARNFDAETRAIEALKKQGVTIVEPNHQAFEAERPDAAEDAPSEEARVFLRKIQAIR from the coding sequence GTGATCCTCTTCTCGGTCCAGTCCACGGCCTGGAGCGTCCTCCCGCCGGAACGGCGGATGGGGCTGGCAGTGTGGTTCTCCGGGGCGGCGGACATCTGCAGCCGGGCCAGCTGCGACGACGAGACGCGGGCGCTCAAGGAGCTTGAGTCAAAGGGCGTCCGCATCTTTCCCTTCGACGCGGCGAAAGTGAGGGCCAAGGCCCCGGCGCCCAAGGGCGGTCCCGGCTGGACGGCCGGGAGGGTGGGACGAGCTTCGGGCCTTGAAATGATAAGAGAAGTTTTTTCCATGCGGCGATTGGCATGGGCCTTCTTGTTCCTCGCGACAATGGTTTTGGCCTCCCCAGCTTTTGCCGAGCCTGTCATGGAGCTCCTATACCCTCCCAAACTTGAAGAGTACGCCCAGTGCGCGCGGCTTCTGGCGTCGGCCGGGGATGCGCCCGTCCGACTGCAGCAGAAGGTTTTGAAGCTTCATGCAATTCTGCCCGCCGTCGAGGCCGTCCGACTCGCGAAGGAGCAGCCGTCCATCGTGCTCGCTCCGGTGGGTTATCTTTCTTCGAACGGAACGCCCGGTCTGGCCGCGATCATCAGACCCTTCGTGTTCCGCGACCTAGCCCACTTCCAGGCTTTTTCGAGGAGCCCCCTCTTCGAGGAGGAAGCGGGCAGGGCCGAGGACCTCCGCCCCCTGGCCGTCGCCTACGCGGGAACGGCGTACCTCGCTGCAAGAAAACCGGTCCGGGAGCCGGGAGACCTCGACGGCCTGAGGGTGAACTCAATCATGGACCTCAAGCTTTGGAGAGCAAGGGGCGAGCGGCTTAGGGCGTTTCCGTATGTGTATAACGACAACTTACTGTCCGCCCTGAAGCACGGGGTCATCAACGCGGCGGTCTTCACGCCCATCGAGGCGCTCCGGTTTGGCCTTTCGGAGGTCGCGTCCCATTACAACCTGATCGACGTCCAGCGCTATTTCATGGCCCTGGCCGTCAGCGTCTCCGCCTGGCGGGAAATGGGGCATCCCCAGCGTCAGGCACTTTCGGCGTGGGCGAAGCGGATGGCGGATCGCTGTAGCGCCCGGAACTTCGACGCCGAGACGCGGGCCATCGAGGCCCTGAAGAAGCAGGGCGTGACCATCGTCGAGCCGAACCACCAAGCCTTCGAGGCTGAGCGGCCGGACGCGGCGGAAGACGCGCCTTCCGAAGAAGCCAGGGTCTTCCTCCGCAAAATCCAGGCGATCCGGTAA
- the dctP gene encoding TRAP transporter substrate-binding protein DctP: MLLGAWPAPSRAQAQATLRLSFPEVAEAVQCARILAAAKDGPYRIEPEGEGVPELTLKLNFPELTLIFLGFFNYRSSEDVLQAIQLPFVFRDLGHFQAFARSALLEAEAEKAEGIRPLALIYAGTSYMMGKRPLTSADDLKRASKAFFHPAFDGRPENTERYSRFVSRVKSEIEDAASVTPIQAVRAGLAEVVPYLTRVDIQRYFMALAVNADMWSGMSPDRRQALSAWAKRMADRCSARNFDAETRAIEVLKKQGVRIVEPDESFRSFWPHWPDPSNGISSEEAKAFIRKIQAIP; encoded by the coding sequence ATGCTCCTCGGGGCGTGGCCGGCTCCCTCCCGGGCCCAGGCCCAGGCCACCCTGCGGCTCAGCTTCCCCGAGGTGGCGGAGGCAGTCCAGTGCGCCCGGATTCTGGCCGCCGCCAAAGACGGCCCTTACCGGATTGAACCTGAAGGAGAAGGTGTCCCGGAGTTGACGCTCAAGCTCAATTTTCCGGAGTTGACGCTCATTTTTTTGGGTTTTTTCAACTATCGGAGCAGTGAGGACGTTCTGCAGGCGATCCAGCTGCCTTTCGTGTTCCGCGACCTCGGCCACTTTCAGGCTTTCGCGCGCAGCGCCCTCTTGGAGGCGGAGGCGGAAAAAGCTGAGGGAATTCGCCCGCTCGCCCTCATATACGCTGGAACTTCATACATGATGGGAAAACGGCCGTTGACCAGTGCGGACGATTTGAAAAGGGCGTCCAAGGCCTTTTTCCATCCCGCGTTCGATGGACGGCCGGAAAACACTGAAAGGTACTCCCGCTTCGTGTCCCGCGTGAAGTCGGAGATTGAAGACGCCGCGTCGGTCACGCCGATCCAGGCCGTGCGGGCGGGCCTCGCAGAGGTCGTGCCCTATCTCACGCGGGTGGACATCCAGCGGTATTTCATGGCGCTGGCAGTGAATGCCGACATGTGGAGTGGTATGAGTCCAGACCGGCGTCAAGCCCTGTCCGCCTGGGCGAAGCGGATGGCGGATCGCTGCAGCGCCCGGAACTTCGACGCCGAGACGCGGGCCATCGAGGTCCTGAAGAAGCAGGGGGTCCGGATTGTGGAGCCCGATGAATCCTTCCGGAGTTTCTGGCCCCATTGGCCTGATCCCTCGAATGGAATCTCTTCCGAGGAAGCCAAGGCCTTCATCCGGAAGATTCAGGCGATTCCATAA
- a CDS encoding transposase, with translation MARPLRIEYPGALYHVTSRGDRQEPIFEDDGDRKAFLDLLGEVIFRYRWRCYAYCLMGNHYHLMIETPEGNLSRGMRQLNG, from the coding sequence ATGGCTCGGCCCTTGCGGATTGAATATCCCGGCGCTCTGTATCACGTCACCTCTCGTGGCGACCGCCAGGAGCCGATCTTCGAGGACGATGGGGATCGCAAGGCCTTTTTGGATCTGTTGGGCGAAGTGATCTTTCGGTATCGCTGGCGCTGCTATGCGTACTGCTTGATGGGCAATCACTATCATCTGATGATCGAAACTCCGGAGGGGAATCTCAGCAGGGGGATGCGGCAATTAAACGG